Proteins encoded together in one Cuculus canorus isolate bCucCan1 chromosome W, bCucCan1.pri, whole genome shotgun sequence window:
- the LOC128850188 gene encoding LOW QUALITY PROTEIN: protein FAM219A-like (The sequence of the model RefSeq protein was modified relative to this genomic sequence to represent the inferred CDS: substituted 1 base at 1 genomic stop codon): MDWDQGQMDGRDSYWTSATEEEGLTLVFPQLYTKYDIYEIEYTVDPSAGPLCPQECQQLTPTANLVRKPSRPASRSFMKTLKNTGPKMDPCGTPLVTGRQPDTTFNYFRLVVPNKGYSLLDQSPDEKSLVALDTDSDDDFDMSRYSSSGXSSVEQINQDLNIQLLKDGYRLDEIPDDEDLDLIPPKSVNSTCMCCQATSSTTCHIQ; this comes from the exons ATGGATTGGGATCAAGGGCAGATGGATGGACGAGACTCTTACTGGACATCGGCCACTGAAGAAGAGGGCTTGACCCTTGTGTTCCCTCAGctttataccaagtatgacatatatgaAATAGAATAcactgttg atccctctgcagggcctctttgccctcaagaaTGTCAGCAGCTCACCCCAACAGCAAACTTGGTTAGGAAACCTTCGcgtcctgcatccaggtcatttatgaagacgTTAAAGAATACTGGTCCCAAGATGGATCCCTGCGGAACCCCACTAGTGACTGGTCGCCAGCCCGAT AcaacatttaattatttcaggcTCGTCGTTCCCAATAAGGGCTATTCATTGTTAGATCAGAGTCCAGATGAAAAGTCACTGGTAGCCCTGGATACGGACAG TGATGATGACTTTGACATGTCCAGATATTCTTCCTCAGGATAATCATCAGTTGAG CAGATCAACCAAGACTTGAACATCCAGCTGCTAAAGGATGGGTACCGGTTAGATGAGATCCCAGATGATGAGGACCTTGACTTAATCCCCCCTAAATCGGTCAACTCTACCTGCATGTGTTGCCAAGCCACCTCCTCTACCACCTGTCACATTCAGTAG